One Eleginops maclovinus isolate JMC-PN-2008 ecotype Puerto Natales chromosome 22, JC_Emac_rtc_rv5, whole genome shotgun sequence DNA segment encodes these proteins:
- the agt gene encoding angiotensinogen produces the protein MWSPLVALLLCCYLLGSQANRVYVHPFNLFASDNVSCETIQNETSKQLQTLPVAPLDIEVLTPDNRDQSNVDAQRHNITVRTAVLAKLVNTLGLRMYVAVSNKQQGTNILLSPVNTFGSLVTFYLGASKKTAKLYLTLLSLGRQTDRQDCVSLMDGHKVLKTMQGINSLVDDGPKDEITTQVWTFTRQDAQLSEDFIQGTQQCSDTSFTRSVDFSQPLEAENLVNSFVEKTSEGRLKGIFKDVNSSSNLLFVSSFNFQGKWRTAFQLKKTAPQEFYVDETTTVMAPMMIHTGQYQYYNDQVQRCTVVKLSLSKRSYMLLVLPHEGVKMQDIESKLLTDVMSGWHESLQEGLLELSLPKFSLSSENDLREFLSNMSPEVEDKLLGSQAEFSGLSNTQPFTIDQVVNKVLFEMSEEGAELQDKIQEAGVPLKLSINRPFFFSVIEGDSSAILMLGKITNPTL, from the exons ATGTGGTCGCCTCTCGTAGccctcctgctctgctgctaCCTCTTAGGAAGTCAAGCCAACCGTGTATACGTCCACCCCTTCAATCTCTTTGCTTCTGATAATGTCAGCTGCGAGACCATACAGAACGAGACGTCCAAGCAACTGCAGACGCTCCCTGTGGCCCCCCTTGATATCGAAGTACTGACACCAGACAACAGGGACCAGTCGAATGTGGACGCACAGAGGCATAACATCACAGTGAGGACGGCGGTCCTGGCAAAGCTGGTGAACACTCTGGGCCTGAGGATGTACGTGGCTGTCAGCAATAAGCAGCAAGGCACCAACATTCTCTTGTCTCCGGTCAACACCTTCGGGTCCTTAGTCACCTTCTACCTGGGAGCCTCCAAGAAGACAGCGAAGCTATACCTG ACGCTACTAAGCCTTGGCAGACAAACCGACAGGCAGGACTGTGTGTCCTTGATGGATGGACACAAGGTCCTCAAGACCATGCAGGGCATTAACTCGCTGGTGGACGATGGACCAAAAGATGAAATCACCACCCAGGTCTGGACCTTCACTCGCCAGGACGCTCAACTGTCTGAGGACTTTATTCAAGGCACACAGCAGTGCTCCGACACATCCTTCACACGCAGCGTGGACTTCTCGCAACCTCTGGAGGCCGAGAATCTGGTGAATAGCTTTGTGGAGAAGACGTCAGAAGGGAGATTGAAAGGCATCTTCAAAGATGTGAACTCCAGCAGTAATCTGCTATTTGTTTCTTCCTTCAACTTCCAAG GTAAATGGAGGACAGCTTTTCAGCTAAAGAAGACCGCCCCGCAAGAGTTTTATGTGGATGAAACAACCACAGTGATGGCTCCCATGATGATCCACACGGGTCAGTACCAGTACTACAATGATCAG GTACAGCGGTGCACAGttgtgaagctgtctctgagCAAGCGCTCCTACATGTTGTTGGTCCTGCCTCATGAAGGTGTTAAAATGCAGGACATTGAGTCAAAGCTGCTCACAGACGTCATGTCCGGCTGGCACGAGAGCCTCCAGGAGGG CCTGTTGGAGCTGTCCCTCCCAAAGTTCTCCTTGTCCTCTGAGAATGATCTCCGTGAATTTCTGAGCAATATGTCTCCGGAAGTCGAAGACAAGCTGTTGGGCTCCCAGGCGGAGTTCAGTGGACTCAGCAACACCCAACCCTTTACTATAGATCAG GTGGTCAACAAGGTGCTTTTTGAGATGTCAGAGGAAGGAGCAGAACTTCAGGATAAGATCCAGGAGGCGGGCGTCCCTCTGAAACTGTCCATCAACCGGCCGTTCTTCTTCTCCGTCATAGAGGGAGACTCAAGCGCCATCCTCATGCTGGGCAAGATCACCAACCCTACTCTGTAA